DNA sequence from the Grus americana isolate bGruAme1 chromosome Z, bGruAme1.mat, whole genome shotgun sequence genome:
CCATCTCGCTGCAGTAACCATGCCTACTGTGTTGGAGCTAACAAACTCTGctatctgcctttttttgtctATCTGAAGCTGTCATTAATGTGTTGCATAAATGAATAACATTAATGAGTTTTTATCTTTCcaagatgatgaaaaataacaatttagATTTTGTTCTAGTTTCTTTAACATACCGTGAGTATGTaagcaaaaagtattttgtaaagCTGAACATCATACTTTGGCCAAACCTTTGGTCAACTATCTTTGAAAAGTGAATTTCAGACAGGCCCTATAGGCATGACTTACATAAATTGGGCATGTACACCTCCATGAGTGATGTGCTCAAAGtctaaagtaattttaatacAGATGGTATGGGATTTCCATGACATGCCATTACTCAAGATGTAAGCTCTTAAGAGCAAGTGAAACGTGAATTTGTGTtcttccatattaaaaaaataatagtgatgtgttttatttcagcaggtgcaaaaccaaaaaagacaaaaagctcTGAGCCTAAAAGTAATCTGGATGTGTTGAAAAAAATTGAGGTAAGACGTGCATACTCTTTCTAAATTGTACACTAGAAATTGCTGAAGGAAAACGAAACCTTTAGTATGTTTTTTGGTACAAATGGAATAACTAGAGCAGCCTTTTTCTGGCCTTGTCTCGTTACTGTGACAGACAACTGTTCTGCGGAGTGGTGGCACAAGGGAGAGTATAAGGATGAGCCTGGCtgtgcagaaaatatttcctttgctcCTGTTTGAACACAACAACCAGTTGTTCTTCACTAGGTAGCGATGTAGCCTAATAGTGAACAGCAGAGCTAGTATTAGAGCTTACTGAAGGAGGAATTGGTGCCAGAGCTTTTAAATCTATTGCTGTTTTGCCAGTCTACTGATGTTGGAAATTAAACAGTAAGTTGAGAGGGAAGATACATGTAGAAAGAGAAACCTGGCAAGAAAGTGACTTCAGTTTGGAGATGACTACCCATGATGTGGGAATGGGAAGCTTAAAGGTGAAACGgtcttgtattttttctcttggtgATCCATCAGTTGTTTGGTGCAGATACATTATTATTGGTATTGCTTTATCAAGTATGACATGGCCCTGGACTGTCAGTTAACAGTGGGTGGTAACACAAGACATACTTTTTTAGACTTCAGTGGCTAACACTTGATCAACTAAGTCCTTATGAAGTTCTCGCAGTTCACATCATGGTGTTTTAAATGTTGATGAAAACACGTTTGCACAGCATTGTTTTGCTAGTTGTCTTGCTGTTAACTGCAGCATAACATTTTGGTAGCATGGAGGATGTGCTGTTGCTGTAACATGGGATTACCTTGTAAAGGAGATTGCCTTGTGACAGGAGttggaaaaaaaggatgatgaagaagaaaaatctgaagatgAGAAAGACcaaacaaaagacaaagaaggtgaagatgatgaagaagcagaagaacCAGAGGAATACGATGAAGAAGAGCATGAAGAGGTATAAATGTTAGTTTTCCTGTTTACACGAAGTCAGATACAACTCACTGACTAGTGTGTTGGCCATCAGCCAAAGAAACGTCCCTAGCTTCTCTGATGCTGAGAGGGGGTTGTAGTAAAAGGCATTATTATATCAGTTTTCCTGGTTGCACTCTATtgtgtgttttggatttgttacTCCCAAAGAGCTCTGAGAAAAGGTCTTGCAAACAGGAATGTGTCTTGCCACAACCAATACATACAATTATTCGTTTTCATCACTAAAAGTTATGCCTCTTCTTTCACAGATTTCAGAATTTCATtagagtattttctttttctttcgcaagaaataaggaaagaaaaaactccTGTTACTGCTTCAAAACATGGGCACTCAAGTACAGTTTAAAGCATGTTTATTTCATAAATTGTCTCCtccacagagattttttttccccttttgtttaGGAAAATGACTACATTTCTTCGTATTTTGAAGATGGAGATGACTTTGGTGCTGGCAGTGATGACAATATGGATGAAGCAACATATTAGCTATTGTTGCTAGGTGGTATACTGCTCAAGCCTCATACTACTTGAAGTCTAATTCTGGAGGCAGGCTGAGTACCAACAGAACTAAAGCTTTAGCTTGGTTGGTTTTAAGTACACTCTCAAAAAAATTGTtggaaaattctttttaattgtaGTATGCTGTAAAACAGGATATAGgattctttgttttgttcttttgccaAATGTTTTGCAGACATGCACCTTTTTAAGGTTCTGTGGAATCCCTACTGATGGAGTAAGCTATATGCTATTGTATTGcctctgcacagaaaaagaatgtaTGCATTTCAATTGAAATTGTGCCTAAGCATTTGCACTAGTCTGTTTGTTCTATGCTTTAGCAGTCAAaccttgaaaataataattaagtTCTTGATGACTGCAGCAAAAAAGAGATACGGCCTTTATGGACATAAGCTGCTCATATTTGGCAGCTGACTTCTCTGAAGGAATTTATGTAACTTCTGAATTCAGGTGACTGAAAATAATTGACCACTAAGCACTTTAATATAAACTGACTTGAAAGGACCTTAGTAATACAGACAAACATAGACATAATGAGAGTACTTTGAAGAGCTGTTATTCTAGTTAAAAGAacttatttttagtatttggTAAGAAAGGACTGTAATATTTAATAATGTTATATTTATGAATCAGTATAAGTAATAATTAAGGgtaatttaatttagaaagaatATATGGCAGAATTTAAGATTCAGAAATTATGGAATCCTAGTTTTCACCAGTGGCACAGATTAGTGACAGGAATTTCAGTCCTCTGCCTGTTTCTCCACCTATTAAGGTGACATTAACTTTCCTACCTCACAGAGCTGTTAAGTGAGACAGCAGATGATAGCTATCCATGTAATTGTTAATATGTTTATTTACTTTCATACAGAACAAACAAGACAGAAACTTAACAGACAGCAACTCAATACAAAGCAAACCCCAAAAATGTAGGAGAATGTGGTGAAGTGTTTTGACACATAAgattttaattaggaaaagaGGACAAGAATGCTGAGAATAGCAAAACCAGTGTGTTTGGAAACATTAGCTTTATTTAAGAACCAACAGCTGAAGTGTAGAAAATTTATTCCTGAGATCAGAAACTTGAGGAAATGACACAGCATTCTCTGTGTCCTGTTGTCCTTTGATGATACAAAATATTATTGGTCAGTGTTAATCAGTGTTATTATATTACTGTTTATCaggggtttgggtttctttttgccactttttaaaaaaaaaatctgttcctgGTAACTAGTGGTGTTATCAGGTCTGATGAACAGTTTTAGAACAAACCCAATTATTTTATCAGCAGAAGAAATTACGGAAGTTTTTCTTGCTAGTTTGGCATTTTGTCAAGCAGAACTTTACCTCAGTGCTGACTGGAAAACAGTACTGCATTATTCTATGAACTTCTGTATGCAATAAGAATTTGTTCCTTAACGTGTAGCTTTCAAGTGTTCTGATAAAATTCCTATCAGATGTAAAGGAAACGAAATTAAAATGCTATGCAAGTCACACCTCAGAGGTACaccagttttattttgaagtgttgATACCTATACAAATAACATTTAATAAACATTCTGCTGCATTGCATAGGAAATGTATTCTGTCTgatcattttcttttaacatcaCACATGCCAGCAGTTTCTTGAACAGTGGTGCCTGTTTCTTGGATGTGGTATAcaagaggaagacagaagatGTTGTGAACGAGGTAAGTgtgttgaaaattaaatttgcttcCCTCAAGTATACCTACTAGCTGCTCCTCCCTATGCAAGGTAAACAGGGAGACTCTTACATGTGGAAACGCAAATAAACGGCTTTTGCCAAACTAGAACTAGAGAATCAACACTGGAAAAGCATTACTGCCTGAGTTACAATCTGGTCACAAGCTGTGGCTGGCCTGAACAGGTACAGTACCTTATTCTGTAGCAGCCACAAATTCTTGGGGACCTATGACTTTATTCATTCATCATACTGCTAATGGGAGAGACAACTGCTTCTCTGCTGTACTGTTGAGAAATATTACTCTGGCAGAAATCAGGTCTTTTTGAGACCTTTAAAAGGTGAACTGTCGTCACATCTGTCCTCCAAAGGGAACCCCAGAGTCAGGACGGACCCTCTAGGACTAGTTTAACAATGGCAAGGGAGGGCAACACTTGTGAACACGTTGAGTTCTGCAATGATACAGCTCTGTGCCAAGgcacttctgaaatgaaatgagatCGTGGTGTTCCAGAGGCATAACACTTGCAGCTGTTTTTATAAGCTGATTTTCCAATTGCTTATAATTTATTGCAAGACCATAATGCTGATAAAACTTAGGCCGTTTTTTGGGTCTCAGCAAACTTTGGGTTTGGACAGGTGTATATTTAAAACCTATCTTAACAGCATAGCAGAACATTGCTACTTCATACAAGAAGGCACTGCTTTCAGTGTGTAGGGAGATCGCTATCGAAGAACTTCACTGATCCCTACCTTTTTCATGCCTATTTCTTAATCCTCATTTCACAAGACTAAGAAGTTCTCAgaattttatgcagaaaattTCCAAGTTCTATAAGGCATGCACAGGATAAACTATTATGGCTGCAGTTATGGTATGCTACATGTGAATGCTATATGCAGCTGCTGCCAACAAAATATTTGTTGGCCAAGGATACATAAAAACTAgccaaaataaatgcaagtagCGGACTCCTGTGGTAAAAGATGCAAAGTATATAGAGCTAAGAATACATTACATGCACCACTTTCACTGCAGtctaaataaaatctttattttatgtGTATTATTTATGTTCTaaaagcagaggagcagaagtatttaaaataagactTGTGTCCTCATTCAGGATTATTTTACAAAGTTATATTTTCAGCCTTAATAAAATAGTTATACAAAGACTATTTGTGACAACATACTCCAAAATATAGCAGATTTaaagcatttacattttatgtCATCCAACAGTGCAATATGCacttaaatttaaaaccaaCTTCCTGATCAACAATGTGTTGTAATTAATCTGAAACACGATTTACCACTCAGttgtttgtggttgttttttgtttgtttgtttttttgaaacaaGTCAGTTTCTAAAAGACTAACTTTACAGATTTTAACTTAAATCAGATTTAAGTTCCATACAGAGTAGTTACGCTGTTTATTCAGGGTGGACATGTCATGAGACCTCCTTTATCTTCTGATAAAGTTAACTcactatattaaaaatacactatATGAAATATGCTAcataataaaatagtaaaaaacaTGCTAAGCTCTTGGTTTGAGTATAATAGTCCAATGAAACGGCTATCCCTTTGTGTTTTTTGTAAAGGCTGCTTACCCTAAGGTAAATACTCAAGCCCACTGGGTTTGAATTGGTGACCGTAAGCCACAGGCCTTCCAACACTGTAAAAGCCCAAAGCCTGAGATACCCCTGAGAACTATTCAGCTGTACCACCACAGGACAAAAAGCTGTAGTTAACCACCAATCTCTTTACTTGCACATCAACAGGACGGAGACCTTCCTGACTGAGTCAAACCACAACTGAAATTAGTTCAGTTCTGTACCGATGGCAATTTAATACCCATCAGTTCAGGTACGTGCAGTTAATTAGACTTATGTTGCATGATCACAATAGCTAATTTCATGTTCTTTGACAATTGTATAAGTAATGCCAGGATAAAGTACTAAAAATGGTGAGGTTTCAGGAACAGaatgaagcaggaaaaaagcaaaccagcaaATAAGCTTGCAGCAAAAACCTGACACATTACATACCAAGTTTCAGTCCTACATAGAAAACACTTGTCTTAAGATGCAAAGTTCTGTTGTCTGGTCTAGAGGAAGTCACCTCTTAAAGTTTTAGCCATAGAATCTGTATCATTTTAGCCactgtaaattattttgcaatgcCATTTTTCATACAGCCTTAGTGAGAACTGGTACTTTAGTATTCATGCTTGTGTTATTGTCATATTCTTTTAATGGGAAGAACTACTATTTAAGAAGATCTTTGAAAGCAAGTGTTACGTGAAACATGAAGTTCATGCCTGCCTGCAATCCCTTTTCTAGTGTGGAAACTCTGAGTAGTCACACCATCTCCACAGACATCACTTTGATCAAAGGGTTCAAGAGCCACAGATCATAGTTCACAGATCCACCTGTACAGCATTTCCCTTCAGGCTTTGGACTGCTTCAATTTCAATATACATTAAAAGTTATCCAATTCATGTTGTTACACTTAGCATGCCAGCGAAGAGTATTTGCCCCGCTTTTCGGGGCAATAGGTGCCCCAAGAACAAATGGGGCATGAgtcttcactttaaaaatttaagTTGATAAAGCACTTTGGAATACCTCCAATACTTAAGAAACATTCACTTTATCAAAATTTTTATACTGTATATACTTAGTGAAAGGAAAGCCTATAGTAGTAGTTTAAAGGATAGTGATGTTTTTCCATGTCTCTCTTTATACGTCCTATTCAAGTCAGTTATCTTGGGTTTTGGTAACAAATGGTACCTCGAAGAGGGCAATGGAAATCTTACTCCACAAGGCAAatataacagaaaaattatagGCAGCAtctcagtttttatttaaaaatattctgagtaCACAAGTACCTCCTTTTTTATGTAGGAAGActccaggttttgttttttgtttatcttGTAGCATTTTCAGGTAGGGAAGAATGAGGGGAAAACCAAGATTGTTCATGAAATCCCAAGTGAAACATTCAAGAACAGAGTGGTTGATGAATACACTACAATGTAAAGAACAAGTCTGAAGCTGCAGCTGGTCTATTCTGCTGCAATTTAAATTCCTTGCTAGCAGCCATTAAATCTAATCTGAAGTTTTCCAggagatttcaggaaaaagtTAGTGTTTGAGGTTCATGGGCACACGACCATTAGCATGCTCAGTACCCTCATGACTGCTGTCTGAAGAATCAGTTGGTCCTGAATTAactggaggggggggaaaaatccaCTAGCCTAAAATAAAGACTACTGAAGCAGTCACAGCAAGGTGCCACACATCTGCACTCCTCTCATTCTATACCCAGCTGACCAGAGGAGAAGTGCAATCCAGTCCAGTTTTCAGTAGGATACCACAGAAAGATAGGAAGTTTCAACAAGACACTCTCAACTGGACCATGCTGAGGCACAGTATCACATacataaaaaacaaattatccTACTGCCTACGCTGAAAAGTACTAAAGAATGAGTTGACCACAGGCACAAGATTTGAAGATTGCAGCTTAAGTTTTAGCTACTGCCtctataaaagtaatttttaaaaaaagaacttcaTAGTGGCAATTAATTATGGAATGATTGGcgtttaaaaaaagaaatttataagaaagataaaattatgAGAAAGCAGTTTTAACTGACAGCTGTAAACCTGATATTAAAATGTCAAGTGTGCTATGCATTCTATAAATACTTTGTTTAAAAGTCAGATATCCCCAAATGCCCATTTTAGGGCTGTAAAACATACAGTGAGATTCCTCATGTTAGTTCAAACTACATTTTTTCACCtcattattaattaaaaaaacatatgcctattaaaatagaaaaaagtgcaaaactTCAGAGACAACTTTATACCTTAATTTATATCCCAATCTTGCATTAAAATCGCCTGTCTGAGACATGTTCAGAGATTACGTGATCCACAGAAATATCCTTTACTGGAAGAGTGCCCATAAAGGCAAGTCACACATCGGTacacattttctctgccttccaGATGCATTTTGCATTCTGTGGTTTCTCCTTTAATGCTATGTTATGTGTCCATGAATAACAGCCACCTGTGGTTTTCCATTGTTAAGGCTGAAAGTTTCCTTGATTATCAACATTTATAATATTCGCCGgatttattccattttctatttgtttctgATGCGATGCTGCTGTGACAAACAAATGGGAAGATTCCATTGTAGAATGGTGACTGACATCTGCTTTCACTAGAACTTCATAGTACAGGAGATAAAAAACTGGAGTTACTATGCCAATAATCAACATAATCACTACGGCTGTCCACCACCCTATACCCCAATCTGCTCCATAGTAAGGATCCTTGCATTTTTTAGTTTTACCATCAGTTTCAAAACAGATCTGTTGGGCTGCTAAGGCAGAAACAACTTCATTAAGATTCTCTCTCTTTGTATCATTACACTTCACTATTTCTTCTATATCTCGATCCACTTCTTTTAAGAAGTTGCCAACAGTCTCGGTAGCAGAGAATTTATCAGGTGACATTTCCTGCACTTCTGGGGAACAGTGAGCAGGCCGAAGGACTGGTCTTCCTTTTGGAGAGACATGTGTTTCAGTTAATACACTGAACTTTTTCACTGGGATTCTGATAGACCTCAGGGCAAAAAAATCTTGATCATTGATAAGATTGTTAACTCTCTTGATATCTGcaacctaaaaataaaaacaacagtgTAAGTATCAAAGCCCCATTGAACCAGAACTCTTAAATTTTAAGAGTACTACATCCTTGAGAAATAGAATTCTTCCCTAATGAAACAATGACAGggcctttgttttgttttgcttttttgttttgctttgctttttaaacccATACCCATTCAAACAGTATGAAGTGAGAAGAGGTCAAAGACCAAATCCGAACAATGTTTAAGCAGGAAGGTCATTACCAGGTAACAAACCTCCTCACTTCAGATAAGAGGACTGAAGTCACTTCCCGCGTATATATTCACTTAATGTAACATTCATCTATCAGTGGCAGCTATCTCTGTGAAATAAATTGGGACTCAATGTCACCTCAGTGTTTTCAAATTAAGTAAACTGCAGCAAGTTCCtaataaaattgaaaacttCTGAGTGAGAAGTATTAAGAATTATAAGCTTCCAAATCATTTAGTCACAGATGTGGTTTGGATACTCCTTCTGCCTCTGGGGGCTAAGGCAGAAGCCAACCA
Encoded proteins:
- the LYSMD3 gene encoding lysM and putative peptidoglycan-binding domain-containing protein 3 isoform X1; this translates as MTTSYLSSLHFSRNRNHPRRMAGRGAGCGLQPPAVAQPPVSGHLYPFGGAESEGPEEEGGELSELRPRGREKVRRSASRDRLDDIVLLTKDIQEGDTLNAIALQYCCSVADIKRVNNLINDQDFFALRSIRIPVKKFSVLTETHVSPKGRPVLRPAHCSPEVQEMSPDKFSATETVGNFLKEVDRDIEEIVKCNDTKRENLNEVVSALAAQQICFETDGKTKKCKDPYYGADWGIGWWTAVVIMLIIGIVTPVFYLLYYEVLVKADVSHHSTMESSHLFVTAASHQKQIENGINPANIINVDNQGNFQP
- the LYSMD3 gene encoding lysM and putative peptidoglycan-binding domain-containing protein 3 isoform X2, whose protein sequence is MAGRGAGCGLQPPAVAQPPVSGHLYPFGGAESEGPEEEGGELSELRPRGREKVRRSASRDRLDDIVLLTKDIQEGDTLNAIALQYCCSVADIKRVNNLINDQDFFALRSIRIPVKKFSVLTETHVSPKGRPVLRPAHCSPEVQEMSPDKFSATETVGNFLKEVDRDIEEIVKCNDTKRENLNEVVSALAAQQICFETDGKTKKCKDPYYGADWGIGWWTAVVIMLIIGIVTPVFYLLYYEVLVKADVSHHSTMESSHLFVTAASHQKQIENGINPANIINVDNQGNFQP